The Herbaspirillum sp. DW155 genomic interval TCGTCCTTGGGTACGAACACCATGCCGCTCTTGGCGTTGTAGTCCATGAGACCGGCATAGCGGCCCCAGGCGATCATGGTCTCGAAGGTCTTTTCCGGATTGTCATAGGGCAGGGCGCTGCCGATGTCTTTCAACACACGCTCGGCCTCGATCTCCTCGGCCTCGCCCAGCACCGCCAGGATGATGTGGAAGATGCGCAGCTTGTAGACCTGCTCGGCGAAGATGGCGCGCTGGCCCTTGCGGTCGGCGGCCACGAAGCGGCGGCCCAGGTCGGTCAGGTAGACCTCCTGCTTGGGGGTATCCACCAGCTCCAGGATTTCGGCGGCCTTGACGGTGGCGATGGTCTCGCCGAATTCCTTGCCGATCTCGTCGGAGATATCGTAGATGTTGTTCAGTTCCGGCTCGTCCTGCAGCAGACTCATCAGGCCCAGGATCTGGCCCACCGGGATCAGCGGGATGGATTCCATGCGCTTGCGCCCGCGCGAGATCGGCTCGCCGGGGACGTGCGTTTCCGGCGGCAGGTCGGGCAGCGAGAGCGTGGTGATGGCTTCGTGGATGATGTTGACCAGGCGCTGGAATTCCGGGCTCTTGGAATCGCGCGGATAGGGCAGCGGATTCTCCAGCACCAGCCCCAGCCGGCCCGGACGAGGGAACACCACGACGATGCGGGTGGCCATCTCCACCGCTTCCTCGATGTTGTGGGTGACCATGAAGATCGAGGTCAGGCCGCTGTCCGGCGCGCGCCACAGGCTGATGAGTTCCTGACGCAGGTTCTCTGCGGTCAGCACGTCCAGGGCGCTGAAGGCTTCGTCCAGACACAAGAGTTTGGGCTTGGACACCAGCGCCCGCGCAATGCCCACGCGCTGGCGCATGCCGCCCGATAGCTCGCGCGGATAGGCGCTGTGGTAGTTGCCCAGGCCGATCAGTTCGATGGCGCGGTCCACGGCCGCATCGCGTTCTTCGCGGGTCGGGTTGTGCGACATCAGACCCACCGCCACATTCTGTTCCACCGTCAGCCACGGATAGAGCGCAAAGGTCTGGAACACCACCGAGGCATCGCGGTTGACGCCGTTGAGCTGTTTGCCGCCGGCCATGGTGTGGCCCGAGCTGGGTTCCACCAGCCCGGTCAGGCAGCGCAGGATGGTCGACTTGCCCGAACCGGACTGGCCCAGCAGGGCCAGCAGTTCGCCTTCATGCACGGCCAGGTCGATGTTGTCCAGCACCTTGAGCTCGTGGCCGCCGGCGGTATTGTAGGATTTGCTGACCGCGCACAGTTCGGCGACGGCAGGGCGTTGTTGCGAGGTAGTCATGGCTTGGCTCACGGTCAATCGAGGCGGAAACGGCGTTCGGCGAAGGCATACAGGCGACGCCAGACAAACTTGTTCATCAGCACGACGAACATCGACATCACGCCGATGCTGGCGATGATGAGCGGCGTGTCACCGGACTTGGTGACCGCCGAAATATAGGCACCCAGGCCATCGGCCTTGAGCGAGACGTCGCCCCAGCTGGCCAGTTCGGCCACGATGGAGGCGTTCCAGGCACCGCCCGCAGCAGTACATGCACCGGTCACCCAGAACGGGAAGATGGCCGGCAGGATCAGCGTCTTCCACAGGTTCCAGCGCGACAGGCCATACATGCGGGCGGCTTCCTTCAAATCATTGGGAATGGCCATGGCACCGGCGATCACGTTGAAGAGGATGTACCACTGCGTGCCCATGGCGATCAACAGGATGCTGCCCCAGTTCATGCTGACATTGGCCGCCACGAACCAGCCCACCACCAGCGGGAAGGTCATGTTGACCGGGAAGGAAGCGCCGATCTGCGCCAGCGGCTGGGCGAAGCGGGCGATGTGCGGCTTGGAGCCGATCCACACGCCCACCGGCGTCCAGATCAGGGTGGCCACCACCGTCATGGCCAGCACCCGCAGCAGCGTCAGGAAACCCAGCCAGACGATGTGGCCGAACAGGCTCCAGCTCATGGCCCCGTGCAGTGCATCGATGGCCGCCACCAGTCCGCGCAGGGCTTCGAAGATCAGCAGGGCGCAGAGGGCGCCGGTGAGCAGGCGCCTGGTCCAGCGTTCGCGGGTGATGCGGGCCGGTGTCGGTGCGGCCGGGGTGCCGGCCGGGCGGCGGCGCGCCAGCCAGTCGCCCAGCGGCAGCCAGACTTTTTCATCGAGCCAGGTGAAGACGTAGGAGCCGCGCAGCAGGTCATAGACCCAGGAGGTCGGCGGCGAGGTCGATTCGGTCAGTTCGATCTTGAACTTGTCGGCCCAGGCCAGCAGCGGCCGCCAGACCAGCTGGTCACTCACCAGGATCAGCGCCAGCATGGCGATGACCGCCCACAGCGCCGCCGTGTGGTCGCCCTGGTCGATGGCCTGCGCCATGTAGGAGCCCAGGCCGGGCAGCTTCAGATCCTTGTTCATGACGCTGATGGCTTCGCTCTGGGCCACGAAGAACCAGCCGCCGCCAAAGGACATCATCGAGTTCCAGATCAGGCTGTGCGCCGAGGCCGGCAACTCCACCGTGCGAAAGCGCTGCCAGGCGGTCAGGCGATAGGTGGTGGCGGCTTCCTGCATGTCGGTCGGGATGGTGACCATGGAGTGATAGAAACCGAAGGCCATGTTCCACACCTGACCAGTGAAGATGGCAAAGATGGCCGCACATTCCACGCCCATCAGACTCCCCGGGAACAGCGCCATGAAGCCGGTCACGGTGGCCGAGAGGAAGCCCAGCACCGGCACCGATTGCAGGATGTCCAGCGCGGGCAGGATCAGGGCGCGGGCGCGGCGGCTCTTGGCGGCCAGGTAGCCGGTGCCGATGGCAAAGAACAGGGAGAAGGCGAAGGCGATCCACATGCGCAAGAGCGTGCGTCCGGCGTAATAGGGGATCATGGCCGGCGAGCTGTCGACCTCCAGCTGGTCGGACGGGTCGAAGTGGACCAGCATGCCCTTGCCGAAGTGCAGGGCGCTCCACAGCAGGCCGAACAGCACCGCCAGCACCAGCGCATCGATCCAGCCGAAGCCAGGCTTGACTTCTTCATAGGCCGTCAGTTGCGGCGAGGTGGTCTTCATTTTCATGTCGGCGAGGCAGAATGGCAGTAGCGGCGGTAGTGGCGGTATTGGCTGGGCAAGCAGTGGTCAGGCTGGCGCGGACCGGTCATGCGCGATCCCTCAGATCGTCGGATCCGGCGCCCCAAGACCGGCGGCGCAACTGTAACAAGGAATTCTGACAGTTTGTTGACCTGCTTGCCGTAGCGCGACATTGGCTTCTTTATCTGAAGCAATCAAGCTGGGCGCTTAACGCGCGGCAGTGAATTCTGGCTGACGCGCCATCAAGACGATCCGCATCGTATCGACAGCGGGACGCGCAGGCATGAAAAAAGCCGCCCTGCAAAGACAGGGCGGCTTGGCGCACACGGCAGAGCGCGCGTGTTCAGGCCGGAGGGGGCATTCCTGCTGGCGCAGCCTTGCGCGGAATCAGCGCCCACATCGTCAGGCCACTGAGCAGCAGCAAGCCGGCCAGGATATAGAGCGCGATATCGATGTTGCCGGTCCGCGTCTTGACCAGGCCGATCAACCACGGGCTGACGATGCCGCTGGTGATGCCCACGCTGGAGATGAAGGCGATGCCCGGCGCGATGGTCTGGGCCGGCAGCAGCCCGGGCGGCAGTGACCAGAAGATCGGCAGGGCGGCAAAGATCAGCACTGCCGCAATCGACAGCAGCCCCAGCGAGACGGCCAGGCTGGAAGGATGCAGGGTCAGCGCCGCCAGCGCCAGGGCGCCACCGGTGGTGCAGGCCAGGAAGTGGCCGTGGCGCTCGTTGCGGCGGTCCGAACGGCGGGCAATGAGAATCAGGCCGATGGCGCCGATGGCATTGGGGATCACCGTATAGAGCGAGACCTGCACCACGTCCTTGATGCCAAAGTCACGAATCATCAACGGCATCCAGAAGTTCAGCGTCAGCGAACCGCAGGTCAGCGCAAAGTAGATGAAGGCGAACAGGTAAGTCGGCCGATGCGACAGCGCCTGCCGCAGCGCCGCCAGCGAATGGGCGCTTACCTGGTGGGTACGCTGTGCTTCCTCGCTCTGGCGCGCCAGCAGGAAGCGGCGCTCCTGCGCAGTGAGCCACCTGGCCTGGGCCGGGCCATCGTCCAGCAGGAAGATCACCAGCACGCCCAGCACCACCGCCGGTGCGCCTTCGATGGCGAACATCCACTGCCAGCCATACAGTCCCATGACCCCGGCCATGTCGCGCATGATCCAGCCCGAGACCAGTCCGCCCAGCACACCGGCCACCGCCACGCCGGCAAAGAAGATCGCCATGACGGCCGCACGCCGCCGCGCCGGGAACCAGTAGCTGAGATAGAGCACGATGCCGGGGAAGAAGCCGGCCTCGAACACCCCCAGCAGGAAGCGCAGGACGTAGAAGTGCGTGGCATCGGTGACGGCCATCATGCCCACCGAGGCCAGGCCCCACAGCACCATGATGCGCGAGAAGGTGCGACGTGCGCCAAAGCGTGCCAGCAGCATGTTGCTGGGTACTTCACAGAGCACGTAGCCGACATAGAAGACGGCCGCGCCCAGGCCATACATGGCGTCGCTGAAGCCGAGGTCGTGCTTCATCTGCAACTGGGCGAAGCCGATGTTGATGCGGTCCAGGAAGGAGACCACGTAGCAGATGAAGAGGAAGGGAATGATGCGCAGCCAGACCTTGCGATAGATCGCGTCTTCGGCTGCTTCGCTCAGGTCGAGCGCAGAAGGGGCGGCCAGCGTACCGGCGCCCGGGGATGGGGTCTGCATGAATGTCTCCGTTGGGTAGGCGCCTGTGGCGGCGCTCTTGTGGATGTCGGGTGGATGTCGATGAAGGATCGGGCAGGTTCAGGCCGCTTCGGCCAGCGCCGCGCAGGCCGGGGCAAGCCCGGCGCGCGCGCGCTGCATGGCCTCGATCAGCACCTCGTGGTCACCGATGTGATTGCACAGCAGCAGGATCAGGCGCGCATTGACGTCCTGGCTGGCGGCATCGTCCAGGCCGCGATGCATGTCGATCAGGGCTTCATAGAAGTCATCCGGGTGCGCCAGATTGGGGGCGGTGTTCAGGCTCATGGTGTCTCCTCGGAGAAAGGGCTGGTGGGTGTTCTGCTCAGGCAGCGTGGGGCACGGGCGTGGCCAGTTCGCCTTGCGCGTGACCGGTTGCGCGCTGCAGGGCGGCGGCCAGCGCTGTCGGGTTGACCGCACGCCAGCCTGCGCAGAGGTGCTGGTCGGGCCGGACCAGATAGCAGGTGAAGGGCTGCCCGTCGTAGCGCTGCGCGGCCAGGCCCTCGATGTCCTGCAGCTGGCGCGCGTCATGGCCCAAGGTCGCCAGTACGTCGCGGTCCTGTGCCGTGCTCGCGGTACTGCTGACGAACAGCAGGCGCAGCGGCACGCTGCCCTTTGCCATTGATTGCAGTGCCTGCAGTTGGACGGCGGGCAACGCGGCGGGGGCGGCGAAGATCATGAACACGAACTGGTCGCCCAGGTGCTGCAGCAGCCAGCCTCGGCCGGCGTCGCCTTGTACCGGCGCATCGGTGCAGGGCGCACCTGCCTGCATGGCACCGCTGAAGGGACCGTCGTAGGCGGTGTTCAGGGGCGAGCCGTGCAGCGTTGCCGGCAGCGACAGGCGGCCGCTGTTGACCAGTCTGCGTGCGAAGGTATATTCGCGGGCCAGACCCAGCACGGCATCGCGGAAGCATTTGCTGACGGCACTCTTGGGTGTGATGAAGTCGGTGGAACGGGTGGAATTGAGCAGGTTCTCGTCGGCTGCGTATTCGCGCTCGCTGCCGTAGGTATCCAGCAGGCTCTCCGGGGCCTTGCCCTGCAGGACGTAGGCCAGCTTCCAGGCCAGGTTCTCGGCATCCTGCACGCCGCTGTTGGCGCCGCGCGCACCGAAGGGCGAGACGCAATGCGCGGCATCGCCCACGAACAGCACCCGGCCATGACGGAAGCGATCCATGCGCACGCAGGAGAAGGTGTAGACGCTGACCCACTCCAGCGTGAACTTCGCATCCTTGCCCAGCAGTGCCTGCACGCGCGGGATCACGCGTTCGGGCGTCTTTTCCAGGACCGGATCGGCGTCCCAGCCGAGCTGGAAATCGATGCGCCACACATCATCGGGCTGGCGGTGCAGCAGCACCGACTGGTTGGGGTGGAAAGGCGGATCGAACCAGAACCAGCGCTCGGCCGGGAAGGGCGCTTCCATCTTGACGTCGGCAATGAGGAAGCGGTCGCGGAAGGTATGGCCTACGCTTTCCAGTCCCATCATCTTGCGCAAGGGGCTGCGCGAACCATCGGCGGCTACCACGTAGCTTGCCTTGAGGGGATAGCTGCCCTCGGGCGTGTCGATCGTCAGCACCTCATGTTCACCGTGATGGATGATGGCGCTGACCTTGTTCTTCCAGCGTACTTCGATCAGTTCGTGCTGCTGCGCCTGCTCCAGCAGATAGCCTTCCAGATAGTACTGCTGCAGGTTGATGAAGGCGGGCCGGGCGTGGCCGCTCTCGGGCAGCAGGTCGAATTCGTAGATGGCTTGGTCGCGCAGGAACACCTTGCCGCGGTTCCAGCCCACGCCCTTGTCCACCATGCGCTGGCCGCAGCCGATGCGGTCGAAGATGTCCAGCGTGCGCTTGGCAAAGCAGATCGCACGCGAGCCCACGGAAAGGGCGTCGTCATCGTCCACGACCACGACGCGGATGCCCTGGCGGGCCAGGTCGATGGCCGTCACCAGACCGACCGGGCCGGCGCCGATGACCACCACCGGATGCACGGCCGCTTCCTCGGGACGGGTTTGTTCCAGGCAGGCCTGGTAGGCGAAACGGTGCTGCTGGTAATCGATGGCTGGGTTGTTGTTCATCTGTAGTCTCCTCGCTCTCTTCGTCGTTCTTGTGGTGGCGGGTCAGGCTTGCAGCGCCGCCCACATTTCCTTGTCGCGCTCGGCCGTCCAGATGCGCGGGTGGACGATGCCGGAGGCTTCGTCATAGGCCCGCGTGACGTCGAAGGGCAGGCAATGTTCGTAGATGAAGACCTGGCCGAACCTGGGGTCCATCAGCTTGCGCGTGTGGGCCATGGCTTCCTTCAGGCCCATCCTGGCGGCCACCGCTTCGCGGCCGGCACGCAGCAGGGTGGAGACGAAATCCTTGGTATAGGCGATGCCCTGCTCGACTTGCGCGCGCCCTTGCAGCGCAGGTCCACGGCCGGGTACCAGCGCTTCCGGTTGCAGCGCGGCCAGGGCATCGAGCGTGGCCGGCCAGGATTCCAGCTGGGCGTCGCCGCAGTAGCAGGCGGCGTCGTATTCCACCAGGTCGCCCGAGAACAGCACCTTCTGCTCAGGGATCCACACCACCGTATCGCCCTTGGTGTGGCCGGCGCCGAGATGGGCGATCTTCACTTCCAGCTTGCCCATGAAGAGCGTCATTTCCTTCTCGAACACCATGGTCGGCCAGGTCAGGCCGGGCACCGTATCCACCCCGGCAAAGAGGCGCGGGAAACGCTCGATCTCGGATTTCATGTCGGCTTCGCCACGCTCGACGATCATTTCGTAGGTGCCCTGGCTGGCGATGATCTGCTCGCCGCCTTCCTTGAAATACGCCGAGGCGCCCAGCACGCGCACGGCGTGGTAGTGCGTCAGCACCACGTACTTGATGGGCAGGTCGGTGACGCTGCGGATGCGCGCGATCAGGTCCTGCGCCATCGCCGGGGTGGCGGTGGTGTCGATGACCATCACGCTGTCGTCGCCGATGATCACGCCGGAATTGGGATCGCCCTCGGCGGTGTACGCATAGGCGTTTTCCGAGATGCGTTCAAAGGTGATTTTCTTGGCGTCGAGATCCGCCTGGGATGCAAAAGCCTTGGCCATGTCTGCCTCGTTCAATGTCAGATGGGTGGGGACGCGGCTGGACATGGCGTGTGCCATCGGGGGAGGTCTCCGTCCAACCCGTCGTGAATCAATGCGGGTCAAATCGTGTTGTTGTCGCCTGCAATGAGCAGGTTGATCGCATCTTAGTCAGCGCGATTTGATTAGTCAATATCAAATATGCTTGTTAACGATTAATTGACGTTTTCTGCATCGAGGGCTTGTTCGTGCTGCACTGCACGCGAGTTGGTTTAGAATCCAGGCTCCGTGCCGGGTGGCACGTGAGTAGAACGCATCTCACGCCTATGGATGAAATGGGTTCTGGCAACCCTGCAACCTTGGAATCATCGGATGAGCGCATCCCCCGTCAAGACACAACGTGGCATCCAGAGTGTGGAAGTGGCCGGGCGCCTGCTGCAGGCGCTGGCCCAGGCGCGCCAGCCCTTGCCGCTGGTGGCGCTGGCGGCGGCGGCCGGGCTGTCCTCGGCGCAGGCCCACACCTATCTGGTGAGCCTGGTGCGGCTGGGACTGATCAAGCGCACGCCCGGCGATGGCCATTACGAGGCCGGCCCGCTGGCCCTGCGCCTGGGCATGGCGCGCCTGGCACAGGAGCCGGCCTATCGCGCGGCCCTGCCCCAGGTACAGCAGCTGAGCCAGGACACGGCCCTGAGCGTGGCCGTCACCTTGCCCACCCCGGCTGGTCCGACCATCGTGCATTACGCCCACGCCGGCCGGCCGCTGCACGTGAACCTGCACGTGGGCACCGTCATGGCCCTGTCGGAAACCGCGACCGGGCGCACCTATTGCGCCTATACCCCGTTCTCCGCGTGGCAGGCCTTGTGGGAGGCACAGCATCCGGGCCAGCCCAGGAGCCAACTCAACCGTTTCCATGAAGCACTCGATGCCATTCGCAAACGCGGCATGGAGCGCGCCGTCGACCTGCCCAGTCCGGGCGTGACCAGCCTGTGCATGCCGCTCCTGGATGCGCAGCAACAGTTGCTGCTGCTGGTGACGGTGATTGGCAGCAGCGGCGTGATCGATGCGGGATGGCGTGGTACGGTGGCACGCCAGTTGCGCGGCTGCATCGATGTCATTGCCGCCACGCTCGCCGCTGGCGAAGAGGACGCCGCATGAAAAAGACCACCCATCTGCCCGTGCCGATGCCCGATGAAGATGACGAAGACAGCGTGCGCAGCCAGCGCGGCATCCAGTCGCTCGACAGTACCGGGGCGCTGCTGGATGCCCTGCTGGAGGCCGGACGGCCGCTGCCGCTGGGCGACCTGGCCAGACTGGCGGGTATGCCTGCGGCCAAGGCCTTCCCGCATCTGGTGAGCTTGCAGAAGATCGGCTTGCTGGCGCGCGATGCCCAGGGCAATTTCTTCCCCGGTGCGCTCGGTCTCGATCTGGGACTGGCGGCCTTGCAGCGGCTCTCACCGCTGCGTGAAGCCGAGACGGAAGTGGCTACACTGGCGCAGGCGACCGGTTTGTCGGTGGCGCTCGCGCTGGTCGGCCCGCTGGGACCGACGGTGGTGCGGCTGGAGGAATCTTCGCGGCCGCAGCACGTGAGCCTGCGCATCGGCACGGTGCTGTCGATGGTGCATACCGCCATCGGCCGTGTCTGCGCGGCCTATCTGCCGCCCGATATGCTGGCCGGTGCTCTGGCCATGGATGCGATCCGCATGGAAGGCACCCAGGCCGACAGCGTGATCCACCCCGATGGCAGCCTGCGTCACGACTATGCCGAACGGCTGCGCCAGATTCGCTGGCAGGTCATGGACCAGGCGCTGGGACGTCCGGTGCCGGGCATCCATACCCTGGCCGCGCCGGTCTTCAACCACGCCGGACAACTGGCACTGGTGATGGCCGTCATGGGCAGCAGCGGCAGTTTCGATACCGCCATCGGGGGCGATGTGGCCCAGCTGCTGCGGGCGGCGGCGCACGCCGTATCGTGGCGCCTGGGCGCGGTCGAACAAGTCGCGCCGGCCGTTTCGGAATAATTAGAACCCATTTCATAAATAGGCGTGAGTGCGAGCGAGTCCCGTTTGGGATGAAGTGCAAGGCGCGAATTTGGGTCAAGACTGGGCGTCTTGACCCAAATTCGTAACGCAGCAATTCGCCCAAACGGGCCGCTCCCTCCGGGTTCTGTCCAGAAAGGGCGCTGGCCGCGTTGCACTCCTTGCGTGTGGCACCGCCACACGACGCGTCGCGCGCCTTGCCAGCGCCCTTTCTGGACAGAACGCATCTCACGCCTATTTATGAAATGGGTTCTATTTATATCGTTTTCAGCCAGTGGTGCTGCGGCTTTCCAGGATGGACTGCACGCGTTGTGTCAGCGTTTCCATCTTGAACGGTTTGGTCAGCAGCTGCATGCCGGCAGGCAGATGGCCGTGGCCGAAGGCGGCATTCTCCGCATAGCCGGTGATGAAGAGCACCTGCAGTTGCGGTCGCGCCGCCCGCGCGGCATCGGCCACCTGGCGGCCATTGAGTCCGCCCGGCAAACCGACGTCGGTGATGAGCAGGTCGATGCGGGCTGCCGAGTGCAGGATGCGCAGGGCGGCCGGTCCGTCCTCGGCCTGCAGCACGGCATAGCCGGCGTCGTTGAGTACTTCGGCGACCAGCAGGCGGATCGGCGCTTCGTCATCCACCACCAGCACCACTTCGCCATTGCCGGCCCTCCCCGGGGCACTGGCGGGTTCGGCTTGCTCGGCTGGCGCGTCTTCCAGATGGCGCGGCAGATACAGCGTCGCCGTGCTGCCCTGGCCGACTTCCGAATACAGCCGCACCTGCCCGCCGGACTGCCGCGCGAAACCGTACACCATGGACAGCCCCAGCCCGGTGCCTTCACCGATAGGCTTGGTGGTGAAGAACGGGTCGAAGGCGCGCGCCAGCACGTCCGGTGGCATGCCGGTGCCATTGTCGGTGACGGCGATGCAGACATATTGTCCGGCCGGCAGATCACGTTCCTGCGCCCATTTGTCATCGAGCCACTTGTTGGCGGTTTCGATGGTCAGGCGTCCGCCATCGGGCATGGCATCGCGTGCATTGATGCACAGGTTCAGCAGGGCGCTTTCCAGTTGCGGTCCGTCCACGAAGGTCGGCCACAGGGCGACGGCCGTGACCACCTCCAGCGTGATGGCCGGACCGATGGTGCGGCGGATCAGCTCTTCCATGTCGCCAATGAGTGCGTTGACGTTGGTGGGACGGGGTGCCAGCGGCTGGCGGCGCGCAAAGGCCAGCAGGCGTTGCGTGAGCGAGGCCGCCCGTTGCGCACTGCGCGCGGCCAGATCGATGTAGCGTAAGAGTTCTTCGCTGCGCCCTTGCACCAGGCGCACCCGCATCAGGTCCAGGCTGCCGGTGATGCCGCCCAGGAGATTGTTGAAGTCATGCGCCAGGCCACCGGTCAACTGGCCGATGGCCTCGATCTTCTGCGAATGGCGTAGCGCTTCTTCGGTGGCCATCAGTTCGCGGGTGCGGGCGCTGACTTCGGCTTCCAGTGACTCGTTGATCTCGCGCAGGCGCGCTTCGCTGGCGGCCAGCGCCTGCTGGTTGCGGATGCGTTCAAAGGCCGCCTGCGTCTGCTGACTGATGTCGCGCACGATGGCCAGCTCATTGTCGGTCCAGGTACGGGGCACATTGCTGCTGACGTACACGATACCGGTCACCTGGCCCTCGTCGATCAGCGGCACGTCCATGAAGGAGACCACGCCGCACGCCAGGTGTTGCTGTTTCAGGTCGGCGGTTCGGGCATCGCGGCCGACGTCGCCGACCAGCACCACGCTGCGGCTGCGCAGGGCCTGCTTCAGACGGCGTTGGTCATGCAGGGCCAGGGCCGCCGCGCCGCTCTCATCGGAGTGGAACGACCATTGGCCCAGCTGCTCGACCTGCTGTTGCGGCCCCAGCGTCTTGTAGCTGACCCAGCGCGCCGTGAGTGCATCGCCGATGATGTGGGCGGCGGCACTGGCAATGTCCTGCAAGGAGTCGGCCGCGCGGATCGCTTCAGCCAGGCGGAACAGGGCATGCTGGCGGGCCTCGCTGTTCTTGCGTTCGGTGACGTCGCGGGTGGTGCCGGCCACGGCCTCGACTTCGCCGTCCGGGCCCAGCACCGGGAAGATGATGTAGTCGTAGATGCGGCGGCCGAAGGTGCCGTTGAACGGCACATCGCCGCGCACCGGACGCTTGGTGGCGCGCACCTGCTCGATCTCGCG includes:
- a CDS encoding ATP-binding protein, with product MSELSSRADPLQLAAGSAVAAPLAAPLAAPLAAAYFAVDAHWRLVYLDEAALALLGQPQGSAPSLTGEVLWQACPALAGGALETPLRATLADGQSRQCLYTPPGQTHVYEVICYAQAQGVAVSLRAAPPSSAQARHRDGIAEVARLTQQSERRRRFYETFLSTTPDLAYAWDLNHRFTYANRVLLQMWGKTWDEAIGNNCLELGYEPWHAEMHSREIEQVRATKRPVRGDVPFNGTFGRRIYDYIIFPVLGPDGEVEAVAGTTRDVTERKNSEARQHALFRLAEAIRAADSLQDIASAAAHIIGDALTARWVSYKTLGPQQQVEQLGQWSFHSDESGAAALALHDQRRLKQALRSRSVVLVGDVGRDARTADLKQQHLACGVVSFMDVPLIDEGQVTGIVYVSSNVPRTWTDNELAIVRDISQQTQAAFERIRNQQALAASEARLREINESLEAEVSARTRELMATEEALRHSQKIEAIGQLTGGLAHDFNNLLGGITGSLDLMRVRLVQGRSEELLRYIDLAARSAQRAASLTQRLLAFARRQPLAPRPTNVNALIGDMEELIRRTIGPAITLEVVTAVALWPTFVDGPQLESALLNLCINARDAMPDGGRLTIETANKWLDDKWAQERDLPAGQYVCIAVTDNGTGMPPDVLARAFDPFFTTKPIGEGTGLGLSMVYGFARQSGGQVRLYSEVGQGSTATLYLPRHLEDAPAEQAEPASAPGRAGNGEVVLVVDDEAPIRLLVAEVLNDAGYAVLQAEDGPAALRILHSAARIDLLITDVGLPGGLNGRQVADAARAARPQLQVLFITGYAENAAFGHGHLPAGMQLLTKPFKMETLTQRVQSILESRSTTG